From the Paludisphaera mucosa genome, one window contains:
- a CDS encoding sialidase family protein yields MNDVPKRRSIPAVRALASFLAAWLAGVGPSSRAEPPREIHNVVVYAERGRFAGWPANHGIWSWGDEILVGFSRGWYKDRGPYHHIDKERPEEHLLARSLDGGATWKVERPLPAGVQTGAAGMRHGLLPAGPGEPDPAPLTTPLPLTRPDFAMTLRMEDSNAGASRLYFSTDRGHAWSGPYRLPLMGQVGVMARTDYLVGGPSECRLFLTASKANAKDGRPFCAETTDGGLSWRFLAYIGPEPPGYAIMPSTIALGPDDLVTTIRRADPPHSWIEAFASHDGGRSWSLLGRPEPDAGEGNPPALLHLPDGRLCLIYGYRAAPFGMRARLSGDAGRSWGEAIILRDDGGGRDLGYPRAVVRKDGSVVVVYYYHDRTGPDRYLAATIWKP; encoded by the coding sequence ATGAACGACGTTCCGAAGCGGCGATCGATTCCTGCCGTTCGTGCCCTGGCGTCGTTCCTCGCCGCCTGGCTCGCGGGCGTCGGCCCGTCCTCGCGGGCGGAACCTCCCCGCGAGATCCACAACGTCGTCGTCTACGCCGAGCGCGGTCGGTTCGCGGGCTGGCCGGCGAACCACGGGATCTGGAGCTGGGGCGACGAGATCCTCGTCGGCTTCAGCCGGGGCTGGTACAAGGATCGCGGGCCGTACCACCACATCGATAAAGAGAGGCCCGAGGAGCACCTCCTGGCCCGCAGCCTCGACGGCGGCGCGACGTGGAAGGTCGAGCGTCCCCTGCCGGCGGGCGTTCAGACCGGCGCGGCCGGCATGCGGCACGGCCTGCTCCCCGCAGGGCCCGGCGAGCCCGATCCCGCCCCGCTGACCACGCCGCTCCCGCTGACCCGCCCGGACTTCGCGATGACCCTCCGGATGGAGGATTCGAACGCGGGAGCCTCGCGGCTGTACTTCAGCACGGATCGCGGCCATGCCTGGAGCGGGCCGTATCGCTTACCGCTCATGGGCCAGGTCGGCGTCATGGCCCGCACCGACTACCTCGTCGGCGGACCGTCGGAGTGCCGCCTGTTCCTCACGGCCTCGAAAGCGAACGCGAAGGACGGCCGTCCGTTCTGCGCCGAGACGACCGACGGCGGCCTGAGCTGGCGTTTCCTCGCATACATCGGCCCGGAGCCGCCGGGCTATGCGATCATGCCCTCGACCATCGCGCTCGGGCCCGACGACCTCGTCACGACGATCCGCCGCGCGGACCCGCCCCATAGCTGGATCGAGGCCTTCGCGTCCCACGACGGCGGCCGCAGCTGGAGCCTCCTGGGCCGGCCCGAGCCCGACGCCGGCGAGGGGAACCCCCCGGCCCTGCTGCACCTTCCGGACGGCCGATTGTGCCTGATCTACGGCTATCGCGCGGCGCCGTTCGGCATGCGGGCCCGGCTCAGCGGCGACGCCGGGCGGAGCTGGGGCGAGGCGATCATCCTCCGCGACGACGGCGGGGGCCGGGACCTCGGCTATCCCCGGGCCGTCGTCCGCAAGGACGGCTCG